The sequence below is a genomic window from Aerosakkonema funiforme FACHB-1375.
ATACGGAAATCATTATCACGGGTAGGTGTTTAAATACACCAGCATATTTCGATTTGGCCAGCGTTCATTCGGAAATGATCTGTCACAAACATTATGCCGATCGAGGTGTCGAACTCAAACGCGGAGTGGATTTTTAACAGGCGATATCAAAAATGTTAATAACTCAAGTTGCAGCTTTAGATTAAGTACGGTGCGTCAAGCGATCGGCAACTTTCAGAAACCCGGTTTCTTGAAAAAACCGGGTTTTTTTGGAGAGCAATTTTCGTTAAAGGTTCGGCAAATTATTGGGGTCGATACCCTGAGATCTCAAATAAGCCATTAGCCTTTCTTTTTCCTGACGTTCCTGTTCGATTTTTTCTACCGCCCAAGGTAACAAATTACCATCTTTATCCCACCACCTTAACCAATAGCCAGTTCTTGCTTCTTTTGTGCCTTGCCAAGTTCCTAAAAACAATCCCATTGTTTCAATCCAATGGCGACCATTTTCATCAGGTTGCTTTAATTCATAGCGCCCATTTTCTAGTAGATAGTATTCTAATAACCCGCCATCTGGGTCAAATATTGCGTAAATTGGTATTTGCAATATTTGTTCGTAGAAAAACCATTTTCCAGGTGGATAGGTGCGTTTAACAGAATATTCGCCCCCATCTTTATCGGATAAAAATTCTATGACGATCGCTGGTACTTCCCCTTCTAAATTGGGTGTATAACTTTGGCGTTCTGGTAAAATCTCTTTGACTGATGCTACATATACCCAATCTGGTGCTTTCGCGATAAATTGCCCATTGATTGTGGCACACAAAGCAAAGTTAGAGGCGATTAACATTTGTGGTTGAATGA
It includes:
- a CDS encoding Uma2 family endonuclease; the encoded protein is MSTLLSETKSPPGMVISWEALPDDFQLEDEPVENTGQPLLAGALRESLEISGFIQPQMLIASNFALCATINGQFIAKAPDWVYVASVKEILPERQSYTPNLEGEVPAIVIEFLSDKDGGEYSVKRTYPPGKWFFYEQILQIPIYAIFDPDGGLLEYYLLENGRYELKQPDENGRHWIETMGLFLGTWQGTKEARTGYWLRWWDKDGNLLPWAVEKIEQERQEKERLMAYLRSQGIDPNNLPNL